From the genome of Paraburkholderia aromaticivorans, one region includes:
- a CDS encoding PelD GGDEF domain-containing protein, whose amino-acid sequence MNTAAVENNPGASKPRHAHPFGNLGRVRRFLAPAVARPFAIVETAVLVLVVLAVARWLHPEDPLLLRAGFPWLWLVSLLVALRYGSLLGLLTGAFMLGAWALFYPHGGPFPALYFAGGLIQTILAGHFGDTWGSRAERASSLNDYLNDRLVALTNSHYLMRLSHERLEKDLLSRPTTLRDSITELRRLSVSTETALAVPAVAREGHPLGGASGLLEFVAQACQIEVAALYPVRDNKLGTEAIARIGDAFELEMHDELVTHALNTLSVAHLKNEDTVVPVSQYLVCAPLVSADGELRALLVVKRMPFLSLNFDNLQLLLVLLGYYADGVEHSAFVQRILDRVPNCPYEFALDLSRLARLQQKAGVASSVVALAFPRDEEGDSLFEHVMRRRRSLDVMWPVQTSKQSVLVNLMPATDTTGIDGYLARIEASLTAQFNTDLERARVGVHTLHLEGDDPGAALTRLLKRSGLDV is encoded by the coding sequence GTGAATACCGCAGCCGTGGAAAACAACCCGGGCGCATCCAAGCCGCGCCATGCGCATCCGTTCGGCAATCTCGGACGTGTGCGCCGCTTTCTGGCGCCCGCGGTGGCGCGGCCGTTCGCGATCGTGGAGACCGCCGTGCTCGTGCTGGTCGTACTGGCCGTGGCCCGCTGGCTTCATCCGGAAGACCCGTTGCTGCTGCGCGCCGGCTTTCCGTGGCTGTGGCTGGTGTCGCTGCTGGTCGCCTTGCGCTACGGCAGCCTGCTCGGCCTGTTGACCGGGGCTTTCATGCTGGGCGCGTGGGCGCTCTTTTACCCGCATGGCGGCCCGTTCCCCGCGCTGTATTTCGCGGGCGGCCTGATCCAGACGATTCTCGCCGGGCACTTCGGCGACACGTGGGGTAGCCGCGCCGAGCGCGCGTCTTCGCTGAACGATTACCTGAACGACCGTCTCGTCGCGTTGACCAATAGCCACTACCTTATGCGGCTGTCCCACGAGCGGCTCGAAAAGGACCTGCTGTCGCGGCCGACCACGCTGCGCGACTCGATTACCGAATTGCGCCGGCTGTCGGTCTCCACCGAGACGGCGCTCGCCGTGCCGGCGGTCGCGCGGGAAGGCCACCCGCTGGGCGGAGCGAGCGGGTTGCTCGAATTCGTCGCGCAAGCCTGCCAGATCGAAGTCGCGGCGCTGTATCCGGTGCGTGACAATAAGCTCGGTACCGAGGCGATCGCGCGGATCGGCGACGCGTTCGAACTCGAAATGCACGACGAACTCGTCACGCATGCGCTCAACACGCTGAGCGTCGCGCATCTGAAGAACGAAGACACGGTGGTGCCGGTCAGCCAGTACCTGGTGTGCGCGCCGCTGGTGTCGGCGGACGGAGAACTGCGCGCGCTGCTCGTCGTCAAGCGGATGCCGTTCCTGTCGCTCAACTTCGACAACCTGCAACTGCTGCTGGTGCTGCTGGGCTATTACGCCGACGGCGTCGAGCATTCCGCCTTCGTGCAGCGCATTCTCGACCGCGTGCCGAATTGCCCGTACGAATTCGCGCTCGACCTGAGCCGCCTCGCGCGTCTGCAGCAGAAGGCGGGTGTGGCGTCGTCGGTCGTCGCGCTGGCGTTTCCGCGCGATGAAGAGGGCGACTCGCTGTTCGAGCATGTGATGCGCCGCCGCCGTTCGCTCGACGTGATGTGGCCGGTGCAGACGTCCAAACAGTCGGTGCTGGTGAATCTGATGCCCGCCACGGATACGACCGGTATCGACGGCTATCTGGCGCGGATCGAAGCCAGCCTGACGGCACAGTTCAACACCGACCTGGAACGCGCGCGCGTCGGCGTCCATACGCTCCACCTCGAGGGCGACGACCCGGGCGCGGCGCTGACGCGTCTTCTCAAACGAAGCGGCCTCGATGTCTAA
- a CDS encoding penicillin-binding protein activator LpoB, whose product MYGIKRLARTSAWCVAATALALLVSACGTVRQTSGPALARGDKVAVVAIANYTETPDAGHSAESIAANTLRAGGIADVRIAPADANRNSLFDTTQRADSDKSLEWARSQNARYVLSGAVEEWRYKTGVDGEPVVGVTFELIDVSNGAVVWSATGTRTGWSRSGLSSVATSLIAKVLSPLQARQ is encoded by the coding sequence ATGTACGGCATTAAACGATTGGCTCGTACGAGCGCCTGGTGTGTCGCGGCAACCGCGCTGGCCCTGCTGGTGAGCGCATGCGGCACGGTGCGCCAGACCTCGGGCCCCGCGCTCGCGCGCGGCGACAAGGTGGCGGTGGTGGCGATCGCCAACTACACTGAAACGCCGGATGCCGGTCACAGCGCCGAATCGATCGCGGCCAACACGCTGCGCGCGGGCGGTATCGCCGACGTGCGCATCGCACCGGCCGATGCGAACCGCAATTCGCTGTTCGACACGACGCAACGCGCCGACAGCGACAAGTCGCTGGAATGGGCGCGTTCGCAGAACGCCCGCTATGTGCTGTCGGGCGCGGTCGAAGAATGGCGTTACAAGACGGGCGTGGACGGCGAGCCGGTAGTCGGCGTCACGTTCGAACTGATCGACGTGTCGAACGGCGCCGTGGTGTGGAGCGCGACGGGCACGCGTACGGGCTGGAGCCGCTCGGGTCTGTCGAGCGTGGCGACCTCGCTGATCGCCAAGGTTCTGTCGCCGTTGCAAGCGCGTCAGTAA